In a genomic window of Nodosilinea sp. E11:
- the ggpS gene encoding glucosylglycerol-phosphate synthase, protein MKSSLVILYHREPYDEVVENGKTVYREKKSPNGIVPTLKSFFANADSSTWVAWKQVAEDQQESFDDRVTMEGWSDRAVIRRIPLTAERVKDFYYITAKEAIWPILHSFPEHFTYESSDWENFQYINKLFADAACEEAADDALIWIHDYNLWLTPFYIRQKMPNVKIAFFHHTPFPAADVFNILHWREAIIDSLLCCDLCGFHIPRYVENFVSAARSLRDVKLVERKPVPEAFTPFGTALAEPDMTTRLEYKGRTVNVDAFPVGTNPGYIHEMVNKPSVQQRVAEIRNDIGDNKLIVSAGRVDYVKGAKEMLLCFERLLERRPELRGKVNLIMTAVKAAAGMRVYKTAQSEIEQLVGQINGKYSTLTWNAISLFTEPIPFDDLMALYKTADIAWIPPLRDGLNLVAKEYIAAHGGENGVLVLSEFTGSAVELPDAVLTNPYSDKNMDECIDIALDMPLEEQKRRMATMHKAITEYDVQQWANHMFREANAVDMTEPEPEPEPEKELAIA, encoded by the coding sequence ATGAAATCCTCTTTAGTTATTCTCTATCACCGCGAACCCTACGACGAGGTCGTTGAAAACGGCAAAACCGTCTACCGCGAGAAAAAAAGCCCCAACGGCATTGTGCCGACCCTAAAAAGTTTTTTTGCCAACGCCGATAGCAGCACCTGGGTGGCCTGGAAACAGGTGGCCGAAGATCAGCAGGAAAGCTTTGACGACCGCGTCACCATGGAAGGCTGGAGCGATCGCGCCGTTATCCGCCGCATTCCCCTCACCGCTGAGCGGGTCAAAGATTTTTACTACATCACCGCCAAAGAGGCGATCTGGCCGATTCTTCACTCCTTCCCCGAGCATTTCACCTACGAAAGCTCTGACTGGGAAAACTTTCAGTACATCAACAAGTTGTTTGCCGACGCCGCCTGCGAAGAGGCTGCCGACGACGCCCTGATCTGGATTCACGACTACAACTTGTGGCTAACGCCCTTCTACATTCGGCAAAAAATGCCCAATGTGAAGATCGCCTTCTTCCACCACACCCCCTTCCCCGCCGCCGATGTGTTCAACATTCTGCACTGGCGCGAGGCGATCATCGACAGCCTGCTCTGCTGCGATCTCTGCGGTTTTCACATTCCCCGCTACGTCGAGAATTTTGTCTCCGCCGCCCGCAGCCTGCGCGATGTGAAGCTGGTCGAACGCAAGCCCGTGCCCGAGGCCTTTACCCCCTTCGGTACCGCCCTGGCCGAACCCGACATGACCACCCGGCTTGAGTACAAAGGCCGCACGGTCAATGTTGACGCCTTCCCCGTCGGCACCAACCCCGGCTACATTCACGAGATGGTCAACAAGCCCTCGGTGCAGCAGCGGGTCGCCGAGATCCGCAACGACATTGGCGACAACAAGCTGATTGTCTCGGCGGGCCGGGTTGACTATGTGAAGGGCGCAAAAGAAATGTTGCTCTGCTTCGAGCGTCTGCTAGAGCGTCGCCCCGAGCTGCGCGGCAAGGTCAACCTGATCATGACTGCCGTGAAGGCCGCTGCTGGTATGCGGGTCTACAAAACCGCCCAGAGCGAAATTGAGCAATTGGTTGGCCAGATCAATGGCAAATACTCGACCCTCACCTGGAACGCGATCTCGCTGTTTACCGAGCCGATTCCCTTCGATGACCTGATGGCGCTGTACAAAACCGCCGACATCGCCTGGATTCCGCCCCTGCGCGACGGTCTCAACCTGGTGGCTAAAGAATACATCGCTGCCCACGGTGGCGAAAACGGCGTGCTGGTGCTGTCAGAATTTACCGGCTCAGCGGTGGAGTTGCCCGATGCAGTGCTCACCAATCCTTATTCTGACAAGAATATGGACGAGTGCATCGACATTGCCCTCGACATGCCGCTTGAGGAGCAAAAGCGCCGTATGGCAACCATGCACAAGGCCATCACTGAGTACGATGTGCAGCAGTGGGCCAACCACATGTTTAGGGAAGCGAATGCGGTCGATATGACCGAACCCGAGCCTGAGCCCGAGCCTGAGAAGGAACTGGCGATCGCCTGA